The following coding sequences lie in one Vespa velutina chromosome 24, iVesVel2.1, whole genome shotgun sequence genomic window:
- the LOC124957187 gene encoding tRNA:m(4)X modification enzyme TRM13 homolog isoform X2 — translation MDEEPSKCCMYFVKRKNRYCHMTVKRGNKFCGEHQQDSLNSNDLENTEKSNKRIKCPLDPTHTCYESKLSKHLTICNARKMLDARPTYIVQNVNLDEETEEIPRLLPLSQLDFSVVDAIIKRIDEAYEKLPEISKAILHHDILKDALTISSCGKYAKKHLTQNSSLLAHLEKAELVKNNTCYIEFGAGKDLAIRCLIRAIDNKSSGSNYGLVIAFCCHHKCEYKSYIGKEYLEQCKFLPKEFPILCSIASWATCGFNLKTDTELKDENKKIRFSKQNVRSIERELIGNKVKTLLNWGRLEYLRNIGFEGSLFRYISSDISLENMCIVAKYSVT, via the exons ATGGATGAAGAGCCATCGAAATGCTGTATGTACTTTGTGAAacgtaaaaatcgatattgTCATATGACCGTTAAAAGAGGTAACAAATTTTGTGGAGAACATCAACAGGATTCATTGAATTCTAACGATCTAGAAAATActgaaaaaagtaacaaaaggATAAAATGTCCTCTTGATCCTACTCA TACATGTTATGAGTCAAAATTATCTAAACATTTGACAATATGCAATGCCCGAAAGATGTTGGACGCTCGACCAACATATATTGTCCAAAATGTTAATTTAGATGAAGAAACTGAAGAAATACCACGTCTTCTTCCTCTGTCACAACTCGATTTTTCCGTTGTAGatgcgataataaaaagaattgatgAAGCTTatg aaAAGCTACCAGAAATTTCCAAAGCAATATTACACcatgatatattaaaagatgCATTAACTATTTCATCTTGTGGTAAATATGCTAAAAAACACTTGACGCAAAATTCGTCATTGCTGGCACATTTAGAAAAAGCTGAACTTGTCAAAAATAATACTTGCTACATTGAGTTTGGAGCTGGAAaag aTCTTGCTATACGATGTTTGATACGAgcaatagataataaatctaGTGGCAGTAATTATGGATTAGTCATAGCTTTCTGCTGTCATCATAAATGCGAATATAAATCCTATATTGGTAAAGAATATTTAGAACAATGTAAATTTCTTCCAAAAGAATTTCCAATTTTATGTAGCATAGCTAGTTGGGCGACTTGTGggtttaatttaaaaactgATACTGaattaaaagatgaaaataaaaaaataag atTCAGCAAACAAAACGTGCGTTCTATAGAACGAGAATTAATtggtaataaagttaaaacaTTATTGAATTGGGGACGTTTAGAATATTTAAGAAACATTGGTTTTGAAGGTTCTTTATTTCGTTACATTTCGTCGGATATTTCGTTGGAAAACATGTGTATTGTTGCGAAATATTCTGTTAcatag
- the LOC124957187 gene encoding tRNA:m(4)X modification enzyme TRM13 homolog isoform X1, producing the protein MDEEPSKCCMYFVKRKNRYCHMTVKRGNKFCGEHQQDSLNSNDLENTEKSNKRIKCPLDPTHTCYESKLSKHLTICNARKMLDARPTYIVQNVNLDEETEEIPRLLPLSQLDFSVVDAIIKRIDEAYEKLPEISKAILHHDILKDALTISSCGKYAKKHLTQNSSLLAHLEKAELVKNNTCYIEFGAGKGNLTYWLAQMAKEKQDSCILLVDRSSHRHKNDNKLKKEQHNIYVRRIRADIADLQLSNIAEIQNFLNKVGIAKHLCGTATDLAIRCLIRAIDNKSSGSNYGLVIAFCCHHKCEYKSYIGKEYLEQCKFLPKEFPILCSIASWATCGFNLKTDTELKDENKKIRFSKQNVRSIERELIGNKVKTLLNWGRLEYLRNIGFEGSLFRYISSDISLENMCIVAKYSVT; encoded by the exons ATGGATGAAGAGCCATCGAAATGCTGTATGTACTTTGTGAAacgtaaaaatcgatattgTCATATGACCGTTAAAAGAGGTAACAAATTTTGTGGAGAACATCAACAGGATTCATTGAATTCTAACGATCTAGAAAATActgaaaaaagtaacaaaaggATAAAATGTCCTCTTGATCCTACTCA TACATGTTATGAGTCAAAATTATCTAAACATTTGACAATATGCAATGCCCGAAAGATGTTGGACGCTCGACCAACATATATTGTCCAAAATGTTAATTTAGATGAAGAAACTGAAGAAATACCACGTCTTCTTCCTCTGTCACAACTCGATTTTTCCGTTGTAGatgcgataataaaaagaattgatgAAGCTTatg aaAAGCTACCAGAAATTTCCAAAGCAATATTACACcatgatatattaaaagatgCATTAACTATTTCATCTTGTGGTAAATATGCTAAAAAACACTTGACGCAAAATTCGTCATTGCTGGCACATTTAGAAAAAGCTGAACTTGTCAAAAATAATACTTGCTACATTGAGTTTGGAGCTGGAAaag GTAATTTAACTTATTGGTTGGCACAAatggcaaaagaaaaacaagactCTTGTATATTGTTAGTGGATCGTTCTAGTCATAGAcacaaaaatgataataagctTAAAAAAGAGcaacataatatttatgtaagacGGATACGTGCTGATATAGCAGATTTACAACTTAGTAACATTGcagaaattcaaaattttcttaataaagtTGGGATTGCAAAACATCTATGTGGTACTGCAACAG aTCTTGCTATACGATGTTTGATACGAgcaatagataataaatctaGTGGCAGTAATTATGGATTAGTCATAGCTTTCTGCTGTCATCATAAATGCGAATATAAATCCTATATTGGTAAAGAATATTTAGAACAATGTAAATTTCTTCCAAAAGAATTTCCAATTTTATGTAGCATAGCTAGTTGGGCGACTTGTGggtttaatttaaaaactgATACTGaattaaaagatgaaaataaaaaaataag atTCAGCAAACAAAACGTGCGTTCTATAGAACGAGAATTAATtggtaataaagttaaaacaTTATTGAATTGGGGACGTTTAGAATATTTAAGAAACATTGGTTTTGAAGGTTCTTTATTTCGTTACATTTCGTCGGATATTTCGTTGGAAAACATGTGTATTGTTGCGAAATATTCTGTTAcatag
- the LOC124957185 gene encoding rabenosyn-5, which produces MAENIPVLEGFICPMCMTEFKAPDDLHRHFEEFHNDNSEFLKSFKDLIDKAKKKILKQDEIPEDFSCTTNNEKQKLEISREQQEAGVTKSHTIYFKEIRFKRLERYESETNKLKIRLNKLLNNLPSDPVDRKRHEQCIVPWIDETVVNLCPTCAKKFHVARRKHHCRLCGAIMCHNCTFYLSLLDARKMTSPVSIQGDSVVPPTSSQKDFSERVLSADMGLTKLARSPSSGSLNSVLALINDSNTEHHFKICTHCMNVLDAKERQKEKQFHKPIVCQFYQKMKSHMEETIQILAMYNKMNESLREGESTYDLQDAQTLRLKIAKLGENIDTISKTILVLGTRDVENSPQGQELRLHQMVRASAMIFLKEQLLSIQSLPSIEEYAALQEERQKRIERKANYEQRLQKQKWKSNEQYKTDTRSLESDSLVKECQQQMVLEEGWSPSNNTPMMSYSMDPFIEQMSNLKAFIIQAEADGKYDIAATLESNLKDLQSHYFTTKESNDTE; this is translated from the exons atGGCTGAAAATATACCAGTGTTAGAAGGATTTATATGTCCTATGTGCATGACCGAATTTAAAGCACCAGATGATTTACATAGACACTTTGAAGAAtttcataatgataattcagagtttcttaaatcttttaaag aTTTAATTGACAAGgctaagaagaaaattttaaaacaagATGAAATACCAGAAGATTTTTCCTGTACaacaaataatgaaaaacaaaagttaGAAATCAGTAGGGAACAACAAGAAGCAG gtGTAACTAAATCGCACacaatatatttcaaagaaataagattCAAGAGATTAGAACGTTATGAAtcagaaacaaacaaattaaaaataagattgaataaactattaaataatttgcCATCTGATCCAGTCGATAGAAAAA GACACGAGCAATGTATAGTGCCATGGATAGATGAAACAGTTGTCAATTTGTGTCCTACCTGTGCTAAAAAATTTCATGTTGCTAGAAGAAAACACCATTGTAGACTTTGTGGAGCTATCATGTGTCATAATTGTACTTTTTATTTGTCACTATTAGATGCTC gaAAAATGACAAGCCCTGTTTCTATACAAGGTGATTCTGTTGTTCCTCCAACATCCTctcaaaaagatttttcagaACGTGTATTAAGCGCAGATATGGGACTTACAAAATTGGCAAGATCCCCATCAAGCGGTAGCTTGAATAGTGTTTTAGCTTTAATCAATGATTCTAATACAGAACATCACTTCAAGATTTGTACGCATTGTATGAATGTACTTGATGctaaagaaagacagaaagaaaaacaatttcataAACCAATAGTATgtcaattttatcaaaaaatgaaatcacACATGGAAGAAACTATACAGATATTAgcaatgtataataaaatgaatgaatctttgag aGAAGGAGAGTCTACTTATGACTTACAAGATGCTCAAACATTACGTCTTAAGATTGCAAAATTGGGCGAGAATATAGATACAATTAGTAAAACAATTTTAGTTCTTGGTACAAGAGATGTGGAAAATTCGCCTCAAGGGCAAGAACTTAGATTGCATCAAATGGTTAGGGCGAGtgcaatgatatttttaaaagaacagTTACTATCGATACAATCGTTGCCTTCGATAGAAGAATATGCCGCATTACAAGAAGAACGTCAAAAACGAATAGAACGTAAGGCTAACTATGAACAGAGATTACAAAAACAGAAATGGAAATCGAATGAACAATATAAGACAGACACGCGAAGTTTGGAAAGTGATTCACTTGTAAAAGAATGCCAa CAACAAATGGTTTTGGAAGAAGGTTGGAGTCCATCTAATAACACTCCTATGATGTCTTATTCTATGGATCCATTCATTGAACAAATGAGTAATTTAAAAGCATTTATAATACAAGCTGAAGCAGATGGTAAATATGATATAGCAGCTACTCTAGAAAGTAATCTTAAAGATCTGCAAAGTCACTATTTTACTACAAAGGAAAGTAATGACACcgaataa